One genomic region from Anabaena sp. PCC 7108 encodes:
- the ilvN gene encoding acetolactate synthase small subunit yields MKHTLSVLVEDEAGVLSRISSLFARRGFNIESLAVGPAEQGGVSRITMVVPGDDRVIEQLTKQLYKLVNVLKVLDITETPCVERELMLVKVNATSSNRSEVIEISQIFRARVVDVAEDSLTLEVVGDPGKMVAIVQVLQKFGLREIARTGKISLPRESGVNTELLKSLEAKV; encoded by the coding sequence ATGAAACATACTCTTTCTGTTCTTGTAGAAGATGAAGCGGGGGTTCTCTCCCGTATTTCCAGTTTATTTGCTCGTCGTGGCTTTAATATTGAAAGCCTTGCTGTTGGTCCGGCTGAACAGGGAGGTGTTTCTCGAATTACAATGGTTGTACCTGGTGACGATCGCGTAATTGAGCAACTCACTAAACAATTATACAAGTTAGTTAATGTCCTCAAAGTACTGGATATTACCGAAACTCCTTGTGTAGAAAGGGAATTGATGCTTGTGAAAGTGAATGCTACTAGCAGCAATCGTTCAGAAGTAATCGAAATATCTCAGATTTTTCGAGCTAGAGTTGTGGATGTGGCGGAAGATTCTTTGACTTTGGAAGTCGTGGGAGATCCTGGTAAAATGGTGGCAATTGTGCAAGTGCTGCAAAAGTTTGGTTTGAGGGAAATTGCCCGCACAGGTAAAATTTCGTTACCTCGTGAATCTGGTGTTAATACTGAATTGCTTAAATCTTTGGAAGCAAAAGTTTAG
- a CDS encoding BON domain-containing protein codes for MGWLQRLFGMQQPENAQVNPTPKAVPEGADTNTQTVPPERLGLNGEYDQSGLAKRVALAFDEDPQLDDVDTLWVAQTSGTVVLKGKVPSQDILNKMIAVARAVNGSTSVDTSQVEIS; via the coding sequence ATGGGTTGGTTACAAAGACTTTTTGGGATGCAACAACCGGAAAATGCACAAGTCAATCCGACTCCCAAAGCAGTACCAGAAGGTGCGGATACTAATACTCAAACAGTTCCTCCAGAACGTCTAGGATTGAATGGAGAATATGACCAAAGCGGTTTAGCCAAACGGGTAGCATTGGCGTTTGACGAAGATCCCCAACTTGATGATGTTGATACCCTCTGGGTTGCTCAAACAAGCGGCACTGTGGTACTAAAAGGTAAAGTTCCTAGTCAGGATATTCTCAACAAGATGATTGCTGTAGCTCGTGCTGTAAATGGCAGCACATCTGTTGACACTAGTCAAGTAGAAATTAGCTAG